The nucleotide sequence CCCAACAGAAGGTTGATGGCACAGTCGTGGCTGGTGAGGAGGCAGGGATGAGGCCTTAGCCTTGCTGAAAACTGCCCCAATATCATGGTAAACAGTTACAAGCATGAGCAAGAGGATCATCACAGACATGAGCAAGAGGATCATCACCTACATAAGAAGGAGGATTGTGACAGACATGAGCAGGAGGATCATAACAGACAAAAGCATGAGGATCATCACCTACATAAGCAGGAGGATCATCACTGACACGAGCAGGAGGATCATAACAGACAAAAGCAGGAGGATCATCACTGACACGAGCAGGAGAATCATCACTGACACGAGCAGGAGGATCATCACTGACATGAGCAGGAGGATCATCACAGACACGAGCAGGAGGATCATCACCTACATAAGCAGGACAATCATCACTGACACAAGCAGGAGGATCATCACTGACACGAGCAGGACAATCATCACTGACACAAGCAGGAGGATCATCACAGACAAGAGTAGGAGGATCATAAGAGACAAAAGCAGGATTATCATCACTGATACGAACAGGAGGATCATCAATGACACAAGCAGGATTATCATCACTGACATTAGCAGGAGCATCACTGACATGAGCAGGACCTTTCTGACATGGCTGATGTGTGATTTATTAGATTGAGAGTAAATCTAAACCTCACTGATGTTTTCACTTATCGAAGACGAGAGGCAGAAACCCAGAGCATTGGTACCCTGACTAGCGCTGAACACACAAGAGGTGTTGATGTTATACACtaacagagacactgaggggaTTTGCCGAACACCAGGAGCAGGTCCAGCTACCAACACAGCCAGGTGAGCATCAACAGGTCAGAGCTTCTGTCTCAGCTAAATGCTGACACCTGATGATGGTGTCATCTTTGGGAGGAATCATCACAGCATACTGGTTATTGCAGTGTAAGGATCAGAAAGGTAGGTAAAGATTCAGAACTTACCCCAGGACAGACCAGCCCTCATGCCCCTGACTCTCATAACAACCccctacacacgcacacacacacacactgtactttattTGTTAAGGAGCCTGAGGCTGGTGGAGACTCTGTAGTCATGCTGTCTCACATGATTACTGCTTTAtcaaacactctctctttctctctctctctttctgtctgtttttctctcaatctatctttctctgtctctttgtctctctctctgtctctctctctgtgtctctctctctctgtctgtctgtctctctctgatatgtatatatatattaaaataagaatatCTTAAAAGAAAATCTTTATTGTGACTTCATTATCAGGTTGATGGAGGTATAGAGACTTGATCATGTAGGAGGTTTTTGTGTTTCAGTAGATAAACACTGAAGGTCAAAATGAAGAACAGATGAAGtgcttcaagaaaaaaaaaagagtgaataAACAGAATGGATGTGGTGTAAGACGACGACCTCACTGTGCTTCAGGGACTGAAGTGTCTGTGTTTGATTATGAGCCTGAGgggttgatcagaggatcagtAGCTCCACATGACTAcactgtgactgactgtgtgtgtgtgtgtgtgggtgtctttTGGTATCTTCTCATTTCTCTTCTGAATGAGTTCCACACTGCTGGTAAATACCTGAGTCACAGGTTCAGGTCTAAATAAAGGAACCAGACAGTGTTCTAGAGTCTGAGATAAACTGGAGCATGAGGACTTTATAGATCTTCTCTTTTCTGGAGTGGACGGAGGGATAAGAAGATGAGCAGATGATGACATTCTCCACTTGACCACTTTAAGGTTAGTAAGTGGACAGAGCATACACTGGGAGACAGACCACACCGCTCTCCAGGTCACAATCCTCTCCAGGCCACACCCCTCTCCAGGCCACACCCCTctcttgttcttttctttttctgtccatTCCTCCATGTGTGTCGCTTGGTGAGGATGGGTATGGCCTTTAGGAGGTTCTGCGCTCGattctgctgttgctgctgcgtCAGTGAcgaggatgaagatgaaaaaaGGCCGATATTAAGgtatttatcacacacacacacacacacagaaaatccGGCCCCTTACTGTTATCACTCTCTAGtgtattttcctttttcttttcttttttactaaagattgcaccttcagtatagtttagttttatctatatgtttatctctatgtttgtctgcgtctctgtactttgtctgtgttctgtgtagcacctctggtccaggaggaacgttgtttcacgtcactgtgtactgcatctgatatatatggttgaagtgacaataaaacttctttgactttgactttgaccaCAAAGTGtcttattcaatttatttcacAGAAATTTGACACTAGTACaagtgttgtttgtttgttcttaatTAAAGAACGTCATAGTGTTTACGGTTATAATAAAGTTCAACTCATGAAGATCAAGCTCCAGCTTCagctctgactgatacacagctcccACACTGGAGAATTCttcaacacatcatacacacacacacacatttcattatgctgtacgtgtgtgtgtgagctgttgctataaaaatgtatataatttattataacgAGTCTGTTAAATTCCTGAGCTGGTGTtacagagaattaatcaacatctgAGTCCAGACCTCAGCagctgtgattgtgtgtgtgtgtgtgtgtgtgtcagtaatgagACATTGGAGTATTTTGACCGTGAGGCAAAAAAGAGACGAGATCAGGAGACGAATCTTTGGAGTGAACCTGGAGATCCttcacactcagagagagacgACGACCGAACGCTTTATAACCTCCTACAGAGCAGAGCTAAAACACGCAGGggctcacaggtacacacacacacactcacacacacacactcactcacacacacactcacacacactcacactcacacactcacactcacacacactcacacacacacactcacacacacacacacacacacacacacacacacacacacacacacacacacacacacacactcacacacacactcactcgcacacacacactcacacacacacacttgcacacactcacatataggCTTGCTCAATTGGGATAACAAATTGGGATAGgactgtttatctgtttatttgtttgttgtttcttatgtaaagctgctttgagacaatgttctttgttaaaagcgctatacaaataaaactgaatttaaatgaattgaatatacacacacacatgcacacacacacacatacacacatacacatacatacacacacacacacatgcacacacacatacatacacacacatacacacacatacactcacatacacacacacacacatgcacacacaaatacatatacacacacacacagacatacacacatatacactaacatatacacacacacacatacatacacacacacacacacatacacacacacacacatacacacatatacacacacatatatacacacacacacatacatgcacacacacacaaacacacacatacacacatatacacataaacccaaacacacacacacataaacacacacatacacaatcacacacacacatatacacatacacacacacaatcacacacacatatacacatatacacacacacacaatcacacacacatacacatatacacacacacatgctgctgctgctgctgatgatggtgatgatgatgatgatggtgatgatgatggtgatgatgatgatgatgatgatggtgatgatgatgatggtgatgatgatgatgatgatgatcagggaTACAGGAGGCTGAGTGTGGACATCGAGGCCATGAGAGAAGTTAGGAGGGAAGTGAGGGATAAGTGGATGATGATCCTGGAGAatctgggtgagtgtgtgtgtgagggaggctatattggtttattatttataaaaaattataaagcataatctttctctctctctctctctgattggtcaggctTTATGCAGGAGGCGGAGTCTCTGCTAACGGTCAATGCAAACGCATCGTATGACCGTATGAAGAACGCAGCAACGGCTCGGAGcctgttacacacacttcactcagaGACCTCCATCTTTAACAGCAAAGAGCCTCCACCTGAGAGATACTTGTTCAtcctggtgagagagagagacagagagagagacagacagagagagagacagagggagtgagagagacagagagagtgagggagagagacagagagagacaaagaaagagtgagggagagagacagagaaagagagactctgAACTCTATAGTAAAATGCTAACACAGGCTAGTTCAATAAAACACATTACAGCATCGATAGACAAAAATCtgacacaattacacacaccacaattcTGTTACTCAGTCTCATCAGGTATAAAGTGTAGAAATACAGAAAACTCATAACTTCATAACTtcacacaacaacatataacttcaccagtggtgggccatgtatttcacacctaggccttcactggtgtccttcctgaattaatccacctctataccatcattatgggCGTGGCTAGGACATTTTCTACTCcaccctcctaaaattctgcgattctccataatctgtacacaaattggtgatctcctcagtcccctttaaatttcatatgaaaactccggcagacttcggctcctccccgtctttcagcgcgttcttcaatccacagaccgcggcgtcacagagtgaggatcagaggacgtgtgtgtgtgtgtgtgtgtgtgtgtgtgtgtgagatttggcttgttcagttctcaaatgttatacacatctatgcaatacagtggaatgctgcaataagtttaccatcctaccctgttagtcaaacctttattttattttatttatttatttatttattttatttttttttactattatacccttaaatgaaaattccaGAATTGCCCCTGGACaccacagcaatagatactaatcaaccgttaaataacaaagtaaaaaagaaattagtctacagtatttcacacctcacaaggaatagtccattttattacggttacttttctctataaagacattcttgatgccgtatgcagcaaactgcaatctccggaggacgcagcatccgaaatgagacgcagtgaatatagaaacactgtatatgggcgggtcactgcctctgactactccaattatccaatcagaagacgggaaattgctgacgtaatacacattcatagaaaaatgacagcccaccactggtgttgttgtgtgtatatatcagtggTGGACCATCAGGGTCagtaagtccttctctgctggcctaaacagcagtgatctgaatcactgacttgcattttaatatatttaatatatttttccatgaatgtgtattaaattattcccaatagtctattctctacatttcatagcttttctctcagttgcgctgcttccagtagtgtatatttatgataagagtatttatccaatcatatttcagacagtggatgacatcatgtgttaccagagtgaaagaaatctgccttaaggccttcagaatcaatagtgcaggcgcctggagcttaaaataaggggcaatgaaactgttccattaaccaatcagatttggagttggtgtcactggggccatctagcaggtgtacgattacatcagcaatttcccgtcccctgactggataattggagtagtcagaggcagtgacccgcccatatacagtgtttctatattcactgtgtctcatttcggatgctgcgtcctccggagattgcagtttgctgcatacggcatcaagaatgtctttatagagaaaagtaaccgtaataaaatggactattccttgtgaggtgtgaaatactgtagaataatttcttttttactttgctatttaattgttgattagtatctattgctgtggcatcattaatgatggtatagaggtggattaattcaggaaggacaccagtgaaggcctaggtgtgaaatacatggcccaccactgaactacacacaacatataactacacacaacaacatataactacacacaacaacatataacaacacacaacatataactacacacatctagttatgttgttgtgtgtagttatatgttgtgtgtagtatataacatataactacacacaacaacatgtaactacacacaacaacatgtAACTACACaaaacatataactacacacaacaacatgtaactacacacaacaacatataactacacacaacatgtaactacacacaacatataactacacacaacaacataactacacacaacaacatataactacacacaacatataactacacacaacaacatataactacacacaacatataactacacacaacaacatataactacacacaacatataactacacacaacatataactacacacaacaacatataactacacacaacatataactacacacaacaacatataactacacacaacaacatataactacacacaacatataactacacacaacaacatataactacacacaacatataactacacacaacaacatataactacacacaacatataactacacacaacaacatataactacacacaacatataactacacacaacaacatataactacacacaacatataactacacacaacaacatataactacacacaacaacatataacaacacacaacatataactacacacatctagttatgttgttgtgtgtagttatatgttgtgtgtagtatataacatataactacacacaacaacatgtaactacacacaacaacatgtAACTACACaaaacatataactacacacaacaacatgtaactacacacaacaacatat is from Hemibagrus wyckioides isolate EC202008001 linkage group LG24, SWU_Hwy_1.0, whole genome shotgun sequence and encodes:
- the mreg gene encoding melanoregulin, which produces MGMAFRRFCARFCCCCCVSDEDEDEKRPILSNETLEYFDREAKKRRDQETNLWSEPGDPSHSERDDDRTLYNLLQSRAKTRRGSQGYRRLSVDIEAMREVRREVRDKWMMILENLGFMQEAESLLTVNANASYDRMKNAATARSLLHTLHSETSIFNSKEPPPERYLFILDRLIYLDAADDFVAKARRFYPPRDEDEEEDKAINLPLLLSRVKQHLNTGEDDDEDDDDDDDDDDDDDDEEDMSGQDD